Sequence from the Actinomyces slackii genome:
GGCCGGCCAGGCGCCGGGCGACGGCGTGGCCGAATCCCCCCTGGGGCAGGTAGGCCGTGACCGGCCGGGTGGTGCTCATGATTCCTCGCTCCTGTGCACGGGCCTTAGGCGAAGGGCTGCTTGACGGGGTTGATGTCCTTCTCCTCATGGACCTCCAGGCCCATGGCCCGGGGCGCCTGGTAGAGGCGGGGGGTGGCCAGGAAGCGGGCGCGGTGGCTGAAGGACAGGGGCATGGCCTGGGGGATGAGGGCCTTGATGACATGCATGCCCACCTGGCGGGCCTCATCGGTGGTCAGGTCGACGACGATAGCCTCGGCGCCGGCCCTCTCCAGGTGGGAGACAACCCGCTCCAGGGGGTCGCCCCCCTCGGGCAGGGCGCCCACCTGGGACAGGGGGCGGACCGGCCGGGGGCCCTGGAGGAGGAAGTCGAAGACGTGGCGCATCTGCGGGTCGGCATTGGCCAGGGCTCCCCCGACGACGGTGAGGTCCTGGTCGGTGACCTCCTTCTTGCTGCGGGGGTTGCGCGCATAGCTGCGCAGGGCGATGCGCAGGGAGGCGAGCTCGCGGTAGATCTTGGCCAGGGCCCGCTGGGGGTCCAGGTCGCAGGTGGCCGCCACGACCTGGGCGAGCTCGGTATCGTCGCTGGAGGTCTGAACGGCGTAGAGCACGGGCACGCCGTAGTCGGTGGTGGCGTCGAAGAGATGGACCTCCAGCCCGGTGGAGGTGCCGACCCGGTGGTACTCGGCGGCCACGGCGTCCAGGGCGTCGGGGTCGACCTCCACGCGGGGAAGGCGCAGGCGCTGGAGCCAGGTCAGGGAGATCGAGTCCCGCTCGATGACCTCCAGCAGGCCTCCCAGGACGGCCTCGCGCAGGTCGGCGTGGGCGGCGGTGCCCGTGGAGACCGGGTTGGTGAAGAACTCGCTGGGGCTGTGCAGGGGGAAGTTGAGGTAGGCCAGGATGGCGGGGACGAAGACCTCACGTCCGCGGGTCAGGGACCATCCGCGCACCCAGCGGATGGGGACCCGGGGGTCGGGGTCCCGCAGGCCGCAGTGGGGGTCGGCCAGCTCGGTGGGCGAGCAGACCGGCCAGTGCTCGGGGCCGATCGCGCCCTCCCCCAGGCCGGCGGCGGTGTCCCAGATGAGCTCGTCCTCGCTCCAGGCGCAGGAGGAGTAGCGCTCCATGGACTCGACGATGGCGATATGACGGGCGCGGTCGGCGTCGATGGCCCCGCCGGCGCCGTCGATGTTGCCCGACTCGGCCCGGTGCCTCCACACGCGCTGGGAGTCCAGTGCGGCGGACAGGTCCCCCAGGAAGGCGGTCCAGATGGCGAAGACCGGCTCGCCCGCGGCCTGGGGGAGCTCGGCCGAGCGCGAGACCAGGCCGTAGGGGGACTCCAGCTCGGCCGCGCGGGCCAGGGAGGGGGGCACATCCTCAGTGAGTGCTGACCGGTGCATAGGCCCTCCTTATCCGGCCGCCTGGGGGCGGCGCTGTTCCTGCCGAGAGCCTGCCCGATGCGGCGGAGCGGCCGCTTCGGCCGTCGATCTACAGATGCTCCGCTGTTGGGAGGACCCACACTCATCCTTTTTCAGGAGCATCATGAGTTAATTGCGGAATCAAGTGATCCGTTGGTATCAGTGATCGGTTCTATTCAGGTATTTTGGTGACGTTCCCGGCCCGCCGCACCCCACCCTCCGCGGCGAGCACCGACATGACCAAGGAGAGACATGTCTTCCCGGCTCACTCCACCGCCCATCGGCGTCGCCCTGGTCGACGACGACGCCATGGCCCTGGCCCACCTGGAGTCCTACTTCACCACCGCCCCCGATATCAGGGTCCTGCTGGCCACCCGCTCGGCCGAGAAGGCCATACGGCTCCTCGAATCCCAGCAGGTCGACGTTCTCATCACCGATATCCACGTCCAACTGGGCGCCCTGGACGGGGCGGGGCTGACCCGTCAGGCGCTGGCGGCCTGCCCGCGCACCGGCGTCATCCTGCTGACCACCACGGACACCGACGATGACCTCATGGTGGGCCTGCGCGCCGGTGCCAGCGGATTCCTGCTCAAGAGCGCCTCCGCTGAGGAGATCATGGCCGCGGTGCGCACCGTCCACTCCGGGGGCAAGGTCGTGGCCCCCGCCAAGACCGCCCGCCTCATCGACCACGCCCTGGCCTCGATGCGCACGGCCGACGGCAGTGTCGACCTCTCCGATCGCGAGCACGATGTGCTGCGCCTGCTGTGCGACGGGGCCTCCAATCGCAAGATCGCCTCGCGGCTGTCCATCTCCGAGGCCACGGTCAAGACGCATGTCTCCGTGCTGCTGCACAAGACCGGGGCCTCCTCGCGCCTGGAGATCGTCGTGTGGGCCTTCCGGCACGGCTACGCCTCGCAGCTCCGCCAGCCCGCCGAGCCCGTGAGCACGCCCTGCTGACCCCGGGGCGCGCTCGAGGGTGGGCCTGGCGACCCATCGCATGCCGCTCAGCGCAGGGCTCCCGGGTCGCGCCAGCGACCGCCCGGCCTCAGGAGCAGCTCCGGATCGCCAGGAAGATCAGCACCAGCATGACCCAGGCCAGCACATTCGTACAGCCGCTGCCGCTCTGGGACTTCTGCGCGCCCTTGGCGGGGCGTCCATCGTCCTTCTGCTCCGGCCCGCCCGCTGCCGGGTGAGGCCTGGGCACGGCGGGAGGCGGCGCCACCCCGGGCAGGCCGGCCTGAGCACCGGGCGCCCCATAGGTCTGCCCATAGGTCTGCGCCCCATAGGTCTGCACACCGTAACCGGGCGCGCTGCGGTCCGGCGCACCGGCCTGCGCGGGCCCGCCGGGGACGGGCGCCGGGACCTGAGAAGGCGCGCCAGGCCTGGTGGGGGGCTGCTGCGAGACCGAGGGCGGGCCCGAGGGCCTGGGGGCCGGTCGCGCGGCACTGGCCGACCGCGACGCGGCGGGACCGGCACCACCGGGGCGACCGGTCTTCCCGCTGTCGGCCTCCTGCTCGGGCGGGTCGGCCCGGCTCTCCGTCTCATCAAAGAGCGGGGAGCCCATGAGCGGGTCGCCGATCACGGTGCCGAAGGGGTCGGGGTCTGCGCCTATGTCGGAGGGCTCCCAGCCGAAGGGCGCCAGGGAGTCCTCATCGGCCCGGCGCTCGCCTCCGGGGCGCTCGTCGTCGGCGGCCTCAAGGCGGATGATCCACTCGCGCAGCTCCGGCGAGCAGGCTGGGTTGTCGACGATGACGCGGCGCAGCTCCGGATGGTTGCCGGCCAGCACCATGAGGCTGCCGGTCGGCGTGCCGGGGTCCTGTGCGGTGGCGAGGGCGGCGCGATCACGGTCGGCGAGGGCGGTCATGACCTGAGCATCCCATGAGCCGCAACCGCAAGCAGTACCCCCTGGGGGTACTTGACCGTCATACCCCCGCGGGGTATGGTCCCCATGCAGTCCGCAGACGTCGAGGAGGCTGGCATGGCCGGATACAGCGGGACCAAGGAGGACCACCTGGGGCGGCTGCGCCGCATCGAGGGCCAGGTCCGCGGCATCTCCCGCATGGTGGAGGAGGATGTCTACTGCATCGACGTCCTGACCCAGATCGCCGCGGCCACCAAGGCCCTCCAGGCCGTGGGTCTGGGACTGCTCCAGGAGCATATGAGCCACTGCGTCCTCCACGCCGCCCAGACCGACCCCCAGGAGGGTCAGGACAAGATCGACGAGGCCTACCGGGCCATCGCGCGACTCGTGCGCTCCTAAGACCGCACCCATCTCACGAATCACCGACAAGGAGCAGTATCATGGCCGACTTCACCGACACCGGCATCGACCGCACCACCACGCTGAAGGTCTCAGGACTGACCTGCGGGCACTGCGTCGCCCACATCACCGAGGAGCTTGAGGCGATCGAGGGGGTCAAGAACGTCTCCATCCTGCTGAACAAGGAGGGGCAGTCCACCGTCACGGTGGTCTCCGACGTCCTGCTGACCGACTCCGCCCTGGCCCGGGCCATCGACGAGGCCGGGGACTACACGCTGGACGCCGTCGAGCGCGACGAGCCGGTGGCCTGAGGATCCCCATGAGCGGCGCCGATGCCAGGGTCGTCGACCTGACGGTGGGCGGGATGACCTGCGCGAGCTGCGTGGCTCGCGTGGAGAAGAGACTCTCCCGGCTCGATGGGGTTGAGGCCTCGGTCAATCTGGCCACCGAGTCCGCCCGCCTGGTGGTCAGCGCCCCGATCACCGACGCCGAGCTCATCGCCACGGTGGAGCGCGCCGGGTACACGGCCTCGGTGCTGGAGTCATCCGACCCGGCAAGCGCTGCCGCAGTCACAGCAGCCGCAGCCAGCACGGCAACAACGGCAGCCGCAGCAGTCGCGGCGGATGCCGAGCCGGATAAGGCCCGGCGGGCCGGCGGAGAGCAGGGCCCGCCAGCAGGGCCGCAATCCGCGGGAGCGGACCGCCGGATCGAGAATGCCGACCCCATCGCCGCCCAGGGGTCGACGGCGCAGATCGGGGCCTCCCATGCGGCACGGGCCGACGAGCTGCGCATGCGCCTGGCCTACTGCCTGACGCTCTCCGTGCCGGTGATGGCCATCTCCATGCTTCCGGCCCTCCAGTGGCCCGGCTGGCAGTGGGCGGTGGCGCTCATGGCGCTGCCGGTGGCCACCTGGGGGACCTGGCCCTTCCACCGCACGGCTCTGGCCGGGCTGCGCCACGGCGCCCTGACCATGGACACCCTGGTGTCCCTGGGGGTGATCGCCTCGACCGCCTGGAGCCTGTGGGCCCTGATCCTGGGGGGCGCGGGTCAGGTCGGGATGCGCATGTCCATGGAGCTGCTGCCCCGTGGGCAGGGCCACCACCCCCATATGTACTTCGAGTCGGCGGCCTGGATCACCACCTTCCTCCTGGCGGGCCGCTATGCCGAGGCCCGCGCCAAGCACCGCTCCGGGGATGCGCTGCGCGCCCTGCTGGAGCTGGGGGCCAAGGAGGTCACTCGGGTGCGCCCGGCTGACGCGGATGCGCCCGGGGGCAGGGTCGAGGAGCGCATCAGCATTGAGGACCTCATGGTCGGCGACCTGTTCGCGGTGCGCCCCGGGGAGAAGATCGCCACGGACGGGGTGGTGGTCGAGGGGCGATCGGCCGTGGATGCCTCCATGCTGACCGGCGAGTCCGTGCCCGTGGATGTGGGCGTGGGCCAGGAGGTCACCGGCGCCACGGTCAACACCTCCGGCGCCCTGCTGGTCCGGGCCACGGCCGTGGGGCGGGGCACGACCCTGGCCCGCATCGGCGCGATGGTGGTCCAGGCCCAGGCGGGCAAGGCCCCCATCCAGCGCCTGGCCGATCGCGTCTCCGGGGTCTTCGTGCCCGTGGTCCTGGTGATCTCCGCGCTGACCCTCATCGGCTGGCTGGCCGTCGGCGGCGGGGCGCAGGCGGCGGTGACAGCGGCGGTGGCGGTGCTGGTCATCGCCTGCCCCTGCGCCCTGGGCCTGGCCACGCCGACGGCGCTCCTGGTGGGCACGGGCCGGGCCGCCCAACTGGGGGCCGTCATCAAGGGCCCCGAGATCCTGGAGTCCACGCGGGCCCTGGACACGATGGTGCTGGACAAGACCGGCACGGTGACGACGGCGCAGATGAGTCTCGACGCCGCCGCCAGCGCCGGGATCGAGCCCGTCGAGGCGGACTCGGGCAGCCGGGCCGTCCCGATCGCCGCCGATCCGCTCATCCTGGCGGGGGCGCTTGAGGCCTCCAGTGAG
This genomic interval carries:
- a CDS encoding variant leucine-rich repeat-containing protein, yielding MTALADRDRAALATAQDPGTPTGSLMVLAGNHPELRRVIVDNPACSPELREWIIRLEAADDERPGGERRADEDSLAPFGWEPSDIGADPDPFGTVIGDPLMGSPLFDETESRADPPEQEADSGKTGRPGGAGPAASRSASAARPAPRPSGPPSVSQQPPTRPGAPSQVPAPVPGGPAQAGAPDRSAPGYGVQTYGAQTYGQTYGAPGAQAGLPGVAPPPAVPRPHPAAGGPEQKDDGRPAKGAQKSQSGSGCTNVLAWVMLVLIFLAIRSCS
- a CDS encoding heavy metal translocating P-type ATPase gives rise to the protein MSGADARVVDLTVGGMTCASCVARVEKRLSRLDGVEASVNLATESARLVVSAPITDAELIATVERAGYTASVLESSDPASAAAVTAAAASTATTAAAAVAADAEPDKARRAGGEQGPPAGPQSAGADRRIENADPIAAQGSTAQIGASHAARADELRMRLAYCLTLSVPVMAISMLPALQWPGWQWAVALMALPVATWGTWPFHRTALAGLRHGALTMDTLVSLGVIASTAWSLWALILGGAGQVGMRMSMELLPRGQGHHPHMYFESAAWITTFLLAGRYAEARAKHRSGDALRALLELGAKEVTRVRPADADAPGGRVEERISIEDLMVGDLFAVRPGEKIATDGVVVEGRSAVDASMLTGESVPVDVGVGQEVTGATVNTSGALLVRATAVGRGTTLARIGAMVVQAQAGKAPIQRLADRVSGVFVPVVLVISALTLIGWLAVGGGAQAAVTAAVAVLVIACPCALGLATPTALLVGTGRAAQLGAVIKGPEILESTRALDTMVLDKTGTVTTAQMSLDAAASAGIEPVEADSGSRAVPIAADPLILAGALEASSEHPVAAAITAAARERVEAMGTQLPAVEDFVNHEGRGVSGRVSAGHHAHEVAVGRASWIAERGAGLGEPLVAALEGAESTGATAVVVAVDGEPAAVLAVRDTVRDSSAAAIAALRDLGIRPILLTGDNARAAGHVAAQIGIDPGDVRAGVMPGAKRDVVAELQGRGAVVGMVGDGVNDAAALAQAGMQGLGLAMGSGTDVAIEAADITLVRADLEAAVSAVRVSRATLRVIKQNLFWAFAYNVAAIPLAVAGLLNPMIAGAAMAASSLIVVSNSLRLRRAG
- a CDS encoding response regulator, with the translated sequence MSSRLTPPPIGVALVDDDAMALAHLESYFTTAPDIRVLLATRSAEKAIRLLESQQVDVLITDIHVQLGALDGAGLTRQALAACPRTGVILLTTTDTDDDLMVGLRAGASGFLLKSASAEEIMAAVRTVHSGGKVVAPAKTARLIDHALASMRTADGSVDLSDREHDVLRLLCDGASNRKIASRLSISEATVKTHVSVLLHKTGASSRLEIVVWAFRHGYASQLRQPAEPVSTPC
- a CDS encoding metal-sensitive transcriptional regulator; translated protein: MAGYSGTKEDHLGRLRRIEGQVRGISRMVEEDVYCIDVLTQIAAATKALQAVGLGLLQEHMSHCVLHAAQTDPQEGQDKIDEAYRAIARLVRS
- a CDS encoding YcaO-like family protein, producing the protein MHRSALTEDVPPSLARAAELESPYGLVSRSAELPQAAGEPVFAIWTAFLGDLSAALDSQRVWRHRAESGNIDGAGGAIDADRARHIAIVESMERYSSCAWSEDELIWDTAAGLGEGAIGPEHWPVCSPTELADPHCGLRDPDPRVPIRWVRGWSLTRGREVFVPAILAYLNFPLHSPSEFFTNPVSTGTAAHADLREAVLGGLLEVIERDSISLTWLQRLRLPRVEVDPDALDAVAAEYHRVGTSTGLEVHLFDATTDYGVPVLYAVQTSSDDTELAQVVAATCDLDPQRALAKIYRELASLRIALRSYARNPRSKKEVTDQDLTVVGGALANADPQMRHVFDFLLQGPRPVRPLSQVGALPEGGDPLERVVSHLERAGAEAIVVDLTTDEARQVGMHVIKALIPQAMPLSFSHRARFLATPRLYQAPRAMGLEVHEEKDINPVKQPFA
- a CDS encoding heavy-metal-associated domain-containing protein yields the protein MADFTDTGIDRTTTLKVSGLTCGHCVAHITEELEAIEGVKNVSILLNKEGQSTVTVVSDVLLTDSALARAIDEAGDYTLDAVERDEPVA